The Nitrospinota bacterium genome includes a window with the following:
- a CDS encoding MBOAT family protein gives SYLSLLFLSIAVNFTAGAALQEEGRSLAHKKKLLIFAIAANLLMLGYFKYVDFFIYHVNFFFNMDVLAKNILLPLGISFYTITQIAYLIDSYEGVVKEQNMLTYSVFVTFFPHLLIGPIIHHKQMIPQFESMRAKLPSYKNLSLGVFLFAIGLFKKGVIADELKPYADIVYDTLSHPSFFESWIGSTAYTLQLYFDFSGYSDMAVGSAMLFNIKLPINFNSPYKAKGLIEFWQRWHMSFTIFIFTYIYAPILRSMKKITFSGAIFAMTVTLIIAGVWHGAAFGFMLFYLIHSGGLVVNHMWRKYKVFTLPSHLAWLLTFNVIIVSLVPFRAVTLIDTIKVYKGMLGLNGIVFPKIAQLDSIYDYFRVEHSGRLSFSGVEVMHYMLIFPILVFTILFIKNSNELAEKMKFNLTNCLFTTLTLIYALLHGKHVSEFLYFQF, from the coding sequence CTCTTATCTTTCACTTCTGTTTCTAAGCATAGCGGTCAACTTTACGGCGGGAGCGGCTCTTCAGGAAGAAGGGCGGTCTCTGGCGCATAAAAAGAAGCTGCTTATCTTTGCCATAGCGGCAAATCTGCTTATGCTCGGCTACTTCAAGTATGTCGATTTTTTTATTTACCATGTCAATTTTTTCTTCAATATGGATGTTTTGGCGAAAAACATTTTGCTGCCCTTGGGAATCAGTTTTTATACCATAACCCAAATTGCCTACCTTATTGACAGCTACGAGGGTGTCGTAAAAGAGCAAAACATGCTGACATATTCGGTGTTTGTAACGTTTTTTCCGCATCTGCTAATAGGCCCCATCATCCATCACAAGCAAATGATACCGCAGTTTGAAAGCATGAGGGCAAAACTACCGAGCTACAAAAATCTTTCATTGGGCGTTTTTTTGTTCGCTATAGGGTTGTTCAAAAAGGGCGTTATCGCCGACGAACTGAAACCTTACGCGGACATCGTTTATGACACCCTGTCTCACCCGAGCTTTTTTGAAAGTTGGATTGGCTCAACGGCGTACACTCTTCAATTGTATTTTGATTTTTCAGGCTATTCAGATATGGCGGTGGGAAGCGCTATGCTTTTCAACATAAAACTTCCGATCAACTTCAATTCGCCATATAAGGCAAAAGGCTTGATTGAGTTCTGGCAGAGATGGCACATGTCGTTCACAATCTTCATCTTCACCTATATTTACGCTCCAATTCTGCGCAGCATGAAAAAGATAACCTTTTCCGGGGCGATATTTGCCATGACTGTAACTCTCATCATTGCCGGGGTTTGGCACGGAGCGGCGTTCGGATTCATGCTTTTTTACTTGATACACTCCGGCGGATTGGTTGTCAACCACATGTGGCGTAAATACAAGGTGTTCACATTGCCAAGCCATCTCGCATGGTTGTTGACTTTTAATGTGATCATAGTCTCTTTAGTTCCATTTCGTGCGGTAACTCTTATCGATACCATAAAGGTGTACAAAGGCATGCTTGGGTTAAACGGCATTGTATTTCCCAAGATTGCCCAGTTGGATTCGATTTACGACTACTTCCGCGTGGAGCATTCCGGGCGTCTTTCCTTCTCGGGTGTTGAAGTAATGCATTATATGCTTATATTTCCGATACTTGTTTTCACCATTCTTTTCATTAAAAACAGCAACGAATTGGCTGAAAAAATGAAATTCAATCTCACCAATTGTTTGTTTACAACCCTCACGCTGATTTATGCGTTGCTTCATGGCAAACATGTCTCGGAATTCCTTTATTTTCAGTTTTAA